A stretch of the Thunnus thynnus chromosome 7, fThuThy2.1, whole genome shotgun sequence genome encodes the following:
- the il12a gene encoding interleukin-12 subunit alpha, whose translation MANFNFYFVSCVLLLTLNWRTSTGVPVPTLSAENCAQCSMLFKSLLLNITELLNSDVLCFGITSDTVVLKSKADTALACAPTLRQNSGCAMQRTSSFSESECLSNIMKDLAYYDSVIKSYLRSPLRDAEQETALLQPTLGIVQSLRKNCSPMLNGGSDSSEEVTVPQWESNTFSNRQEMCKMMRGFHIRTITINRAMGYISSGDHRK comes from the exons ATGGCAAACTTTAATTTCT ACTTCGTCAGCTGTGTGCTGCTCCTGACCCTGAACTGGCGCACATCCACGGGAGTCCCGGTGCCCACTCTGAGCGCAGAGAATTGCGCACAATGCTCAATGCTCTTCAAGAGCCTCTTGCTAAACATAACAGAGCTTCTCAACAGT gatgTTCTGTGTTTTGGCATCACATCTGATACAGTGGTGCTGAAGAGTAAAGCGGATACAGCACTGGCATGCGCACCCACGCTGAGACAG AATTCAGGTTGCGCAATGCAAAGAACCTCTTCCTTCAGTGAG AGTGAATGTCTAAGTAACATCATGAAGGACTTGGCCTACTATGATTCTGTTATCAAGTCCTACCTCAGGTCCCCACTCAGAGATGCTGAGCAAGAAACTGCACTTCTGCAACCAACCCTGGGAATTGTACAGAGCCTGAGGAAG AACTGCTCCCCAATGCTGAATGGAGGGAGTGACTCTTCAGAG GAGGTCACTGTCCCGCAGTGGGAAAGCAACACTTTCAGCAACAGGCAGGAGATGTGTAAGATGATGAGAGGCTTCCATATCCGAACCATCACCATCAACAGAGCTATGGGCTACATCTCCTCAGGAGACCACAGGAagtaa
- the schip1 gene encoding schwannomin-interacting protein 1 isoform X6: protein MVHQENCSYQAQKNERESIRQKLALGSFFDDGPGIYTSCSKSGKPSLSSRLQSGMNLQICFVNDSGSDKDSDADDSKTETSLDTPLSPMSKQSSSYSDRDTTEDDSESLEDMDFLSRQKKLQAEAKLALAMAKPMAKMQVEVEKQNRKKSPVADLLPHMPHISECLMKRSLKPTDLRDMTLGQLQVIVNDLHSQIESLNEELVQLLVVRDELHMEQDAMLVDIEDLTRHAESQQKHLAERTLSK, encoded by the exons GCCCAAAAGAATGAGAGGGAGTCTATCAGGCAGAAGTTGGCCCTGGGCAGTTTCTTCGATGATGGGCCGGGCATCTACACCAGCTGCAGCAAGAGCGGCAAACCCAGTCTGTCCTCACG GCTGCAGAGCGGGATGAACTTACAGATCTGTTTTGTCAACGACAGCGGCAGCGACAAGGACAGCGATGCAGACGACAGCAAGACAGAGACCAGTCTGGACACACCTCTGTCACCCATG TCCAAGCAGAGTTCATCTTACTCAGACCGGGACACCACGGAGGACGACTCGGAGTCTCTGGAGGACATGGACTTCCTGAGTCGACAGAAGAAACTGCAGGCGGAGGCGAAGCTAGCGCTGGCTATGGCCAAGCCCATGGCTAAGatgcaggtggaggtggagaaacAGAATCGCAAGAAATCACCAGTGGCCGACCTG CTCCCACACATGCCCCACATCAGTGAGTGTCTAATGAAGAGAAGCCTGAAGCCCACCGACTTGAGAGACATGACACTGGGACAGCTCCAGGTTATAGTCAATGATCTGCACTCCCAGATTGAAA GTCTGAATGAGGAGTTAGTACAGTTGCTAGTGGTCCGAGATGAGCTACACATGGAGCAAGATGCCATGCTGGTTGACATAGAGGACCTCACCAG GCATGCTGAGAGCCAGCAGAAACATTTGGCTGAGCGGACCCTATCCAAATAA
- the si:dkeyp-97b10.3 gene encoding uncharacterized protein si:dkeyp-97b10.3 isoform X1, with the protein MVAEMASCGAACHLEDGDGDIPVPENKDNLTESDNSSSENTGTSTEESSEEEEEDSEACAEKDEGEEDNEEADAEESKNELIPGTEAEVPNGKDERPFKLCCEKCKAIQQSHGNELVTPRRISKGRLQVQLEAEGTYECTVTGLVFEASERVLVRYSVLSWSKFGSFLRDSWKFAGPIFNVDTVNKDASVLKSIQFPHSVCLADPDNEMTFSVLHIKDNRPLIEPTVDHSGSHVKWRVSSLSPVGPIIQKSQPVEHHGVVLVYKQLGNDNNNNNYSFHIYLATNSSSDIKDIAKQVRCYKNRYIRIEKPPTCKLDEGTYRLMSEPEGEIKPEDLKFTLAVTKMKGYFEAFFEQPPPFKLSLIEINTEETVWSAIIREGDCLDTTEKRPRKRTNSRQRSSSPSEEEPDCKRSRQQDMPDGVNMATTQGQDMSDKQLLQVAKQLGKEWKQVAIYLDLSTKELEDIQASEKDVAIQKMKMLVKWKSRRGPGEATVSHLWSILKDLDDLPIEVQQTLRGMMHNRAAK; encoded by the exons ATGGTGGCGGAGATGGCGAGCTGCGGAGCGGCTTGTCACTTGGAGGACGG AGACGGAGATATCCCTGTGCCTGAAAACAAAG ATAATCTGACAGAAAGTGACAACAGTAGTTCAG aaaacacaggtACATCCACTGAGGAAAgctcagaggaagaggaagaggactCGG AAGCCTGTGCTGAGAaggatgaaggagaagaag ACAATGAAGAAGCCGATGCTGAGGAGTCAAAAAATG AGTTGATCCCTGGAACTGAAGCAGAGGTTCCAAATGGGAAAG ATGAGAGGCCCTTCAAATTAtgctgtgaaaaatgcaaagccaTACAGCAG AGCCATGGCAATGAGCTTGTTACTCCTAGGAGGATCTCTAAGGGACGATTACA ggtgcagctggaagcagagggCACTTATGAGTGTACAGTCACTGGCCTGGTGTTTGAAGCATCAGAGCGGGTCCTTGTGCGGTACTCCGTCTTGTCTTGGTCCAAGTTTGGCTCGTTCCTCCGGGACTCCTGGAAGTTCGCTGGGCCAATATTTAACGTGGACACAGTCAACAAGGATGCGTCCGTCCTTAAGTCCATTCAGTTCCCTCACTCTGTCTGCCTGGCTG ACCCAGATAACGAGATGACATTCAGTGTCCTGCACATAAAGGACAACCGTCCACTCATTGAGCCGACAGTGGACCACTCAGGCAGCCATGTAAAGTGGCGTGTGTCGTCCCTCTCACCCGTGGGTCCCATCATCCAGAAGAGCCAGCCTGTAGAGCACCACGGGGTGGTCCTGGTCTACAAGCAGCTGggcaatgacaacaacaacaacaactacagcTTCCACATCTACCTGGCCACCAACAGCTCATCTGAcatcaag GACATAGCCAAGCAGGTGCGGTGCTACAAGAACCGTTACATTCGGATAGAGAAGCCTCCCACTTGTAAACTGGATGAGGGGACGTATCGTCTCATGAGCGAGCCAGAGGGGGAGATCAAACCtgag GATTTGAAATTCACCCTTGCAGTGACTAAGATGAAAGGCTACTTTGAAGCTTTCTTTGAGCAGCCTCCTCCTTTTAAATTGTCTCTCATAGAGATTAACACTGAGGAGACTGTATGGTCCGCCATCATCAGAGAAG GTGACTGTTTGGATACCACAGAAAAAAGGCcaagaaaaagaacaaaca gcagacagaggagcagcagcccTTCAGAAGAAGAACCGGACTGTAAAAGAAGTCGACAGCAGGACATGCCAG ATGGAGTGAATATGGCAACGACTCAGGGCCAGGACATGTCAGACAAACAGTTACTGCAGGTGGCCAAACAGCTGGGCAAGGAATGGAAGCAGGTGGCCATCTATCTTGACTTGAGCACCAAAGAGCTGGAAGACATCCAGGCATCAGAGAAAGACGTGGCCATACAAAAGATGAAGATGCTAGTGAAGTGGAAGAGCAGGAGGGGGCCGGGAGAGGCCACAGTGTCCCACCTGTGGAGCATTTTGAAGGACCTGGATGACTTGCCAATTGAGGTCCAACAGACACTGCGAG GAATGATGCACAATCGAGCAGCTAAGTGA
- the si:dkeyp-97b10.3 gene encoding uncharacterized protein si:dkeyp-97b10.3 isoform X2, translated as MVAEMASCGAACHLEDGDGDIPVPENKDNLTESDNSSSENTGTSTEESSEEEEEDSACAEKDEGEEDNEEADAEESKNELIPGTEAEVPNGKDERPFKLCCEKCKAIQQSHGNELVTPRRISKGRLQVQLEAEGTYECTVTGLVFEASERVLVRYSVLSWSKFGSFLRDSWKFAGPIFNVDTVNKDASVLKSIQFPHSVCLADPDNEMTFSVLHIKDNRPLIEPTVDHSGSHVKWRVSSLSPVGPIIQKSQPVEHHGVVLVYKQLGNDNNNNNYSFHIYLATNSSSDIKDIAKQVRCYKNRYIRIEKPPTCKLDEGTYRLMSEPEGEIKPEDLKFTLAVTKMKGYFEAFFEQPPPFKLSLIEINTEETVWSAIIREGDCLDTTEKRPRKRTNSRQRSSSPSEEEPDCKRSRQQDMPDGVNMATTQGQDMSDKQLLQVAKQLGKEWKQVAIYLDLSTKELEDIQASEKDVAIQKMKMLVKWKSRRGPGEATVSHLWSILKDLDDLPIEVQQTLRGMMHNRAAK; from the exons ATGGTGGCGGAGATGGCGAGCTGCGGAGCGGCTTGTCACTTGGAGGACGG AGACGGAGATATCCCTGTGCCTGAAAACAAAG ATAATCTGACAGAAAGTGACAACAGTAGTTCAG aaaacacaggtACATCCACTGAGGAAAgctcagaggaagaggaagaggactCGG CCTGTGCTGAGAaggatgaaggagaagaag ACAATGAAGAAGCCGATGCTGAGGAGTCAAAAAATG AGTTGATCCCTGGAACTGAAGCAGAGGTTCCAAATGGGAAAG ATGAGAGGCCCTTCAAATTAtgctgtgaaaaatgcaaagccaTACAGCAG AGCCATGGCAATGAGCTTGTTACTCCTAGGAGGATCTCTAAGGGACGATTACA ggtgcagctggaagcagagggCACTTATGAGTGTACAGTCACTGGCCTGGTGTTTGAAGCATCAGAGCGGGTCCTTGTGCGGTACTCCGTCTTGTCTTGGTCCAAGTTTGGCTCGTTCCTCCGGGACTCCTGGAAGTTCGCTGGGCCAATATTTAACGTGGACACAGTCAACAAGGATGCGTCCGTCCTTAAGTCCATTCAGTTCCCTCACTCTGTCTGCCTGGCTG ACCCAGATAACGAGATGACATTCAGTGTCCTGCACATAAAGGACAACCGTCCACTCATTGAGCCGACAGTGGACCACTCAGGCAGCCATGTAAAGTGGCGTGTGTCGTCCCTCTCACCCGTGGGTCCCATCATCCAGAAGAGCCAGCCTGTAGAGCACCACGGGGTGGTCCTGGTCTACAAGCAGCTGggcaatgacaacaacaacaacaactacagcTTCCACATCTACCTGGCCACCAACAGCTCATCTGAcatcaag GACATAGCCAAGCAGGTGCGGTGCTACAAGAACCGTTACATTCGGATAGAGAAGCCTCCCACTTGTAAACTGGATGAGGGGACGTATCGTCTCATGAGCGAGCCAGAGGGGGAGATCAAACCtgag GATTTGAAATTCACCCTTGCAGTGACTAAGATGAAAGGCTACTTTGAAGCTTTCTTTGAGCAGCCTCCTCCTTTTAAATTGTCTCTCATAGAGATTAACACTGAGGAGACTGTATGGTCCGCCATCATCAGAGAAG GTGACTGTTTGGATACCACAGAAAAAAGGCcaagaaaaagaacaaaca gcagacagaggagcagcagcccTTCAGAAGAAGAACCGGACTGTAAAAGAAGTCGACAGCAGGACATGCCAG ATGGAGTGAATATGGCAACGACTCAGGGCCAGGACATGTCAGACAAACAGTTACTGCAGGTGGCCAAACAGCTGGGCAAGGAATGGAAGCAGGTGGCCATCTATCTTGACTTGAGCACCAAAGAGCTGGAAGACATCCAGGCATCAGAGAAAGACGTGGCCATACAAAAGATGAAGATGCTAGTGAAGTGGAAGAGCAGGAGGGGGCCGGGAGAGGCCACAGTGTCCCACCTGTGGAGCATTTTGAAGGACCTGGATGACTTGCCAATTGAGGTCCAACAGACACTGCGAG GAATGATGCACAATCGAGCAGCTAAGTGA
- the LOC137186187 gene encoding uncharacterized membrane protein C3orf80: protein MMPRLPCGGRTTCGTTGTFLWACLVSACQALRSCGGVQCGDGQQCCPPIVNGNGNASSAVQCCKLPIHIFFDNVSWFTRKLSGILILLLLFAMGYFIQRIICPRPRRHPHHDRSEEPSLFHGHASASQDSLLDRYPEHRLGGFASPNLPAYDEVKYLPTYEESMQEMHRDRSDDNLLSENERSCQGRVRAAGPRAGEQRRDVLEVSGQQHSPRTSRNSV from the coding sequence ATGATGCCCCGTCTGCCGTGCGGCGGCAGGACGACGTGCGGGACCACTGGCACCTTTTTGTGGGCATGTCTGGTCTCCGCTTGTCAAGCCCTCCGAAGCTGCGGGGGGGTCCAGTGCGGCGATGGGCAACAGTGTTGCCCGCCCATCGTCAACGGGAACGGCAATGCCAGCTCCGCGGTGCAATGCTGCAAGCTTCCCATCCACATCTTCTTCGACAACGTAAGCTGGTTTACGCGGAAGCTGTCGGGCATCCTGATCCTGTTGCTGCTCTTTGCCATGGGCTACTTCATCCAGCGGATCATCTGCCCGCGGCCCCGCCGGCACCCGCACCACGACCGCAGCGAGGAGCCCTCCCTCTTTCACGGGCACGCATCGGCGTCCCAGGACTCCCTGCTGGACCGGTACCCAGAGCACAGGCTCGGTGGCTTCGCCTCTCCGAACCTGCCAGCCTACGACGAGGTCAAATATTTGCCCACGTATGAGGAAAGCATGCAGGAGATGCACAGAGACCGGTCCGATGACAACTTGCTGTCGGAAAACGAGAGGAGCTGTCAGGGCAGAGTGAGAGCAGCCGGACCGAGAGCTGGAGAGCAGAGACGGGATGTCCTGGAGGTGTCAGGACAGCAGCACAGCCCAAGGACATCTCGGAACTCTGTCTGA